The following coding sequences are from one Drosophila gunungcola strain Sukarami chromosome 3L unlocalized genomic scaffold, Dgunungcola_SK_2 000014F, whole genome shotgun sequence window:
- the LOC128260177 gene encoding uncharacterized protein LOC128260177: protein MARITNILDLDPSSLLYIFKLLNLEDQLHLARCCRLFRDAFLHLHRHHFQEVIDKDTSLRTLEDWHTFLWLCGGRIRTLESHFDDDHPLQLLPLISRHCFRLEGISIHNATVARAQPFLLRMRSLRKVHVRNYKSTSKDLIRAIRVNLPLVTSLSLESFDRRELQEVRQFSELLELGLYDEVTASEFAIIVKPMRQLRCLQLRNAKRFLNTSNLRMLATNCRKLEKLTFHDCEADLLVLPQFANLNYLQIYCPEEMKTRFFKALAKSHCSTQLEYLILHRKRWIDEEQAQYISVLKSLRWLVCKPRDDLCVRHLSELRRLECLSVQAAREIGETQLSLLVTNNERLRYLNICYCLGMTDAFVLETLGSLSRRAVQQPLELFAAATDIRHDIMERLPHDFPLKMLCLNFECSEGMTSSEHFYADEPEFDRQAV, encoded by the exons ATGGCCCGCATTACCAATATCCTGGACTTGGATCCCAGTAGTTTATTGTACATTTTCAAGCTCCTCAACTTGGAGGACCAGTTGCACTTGGCACGCTGCTGTCGCCTCTTTCGGGACGCCTTCCTCCACCTGCACCGCCACCATTTCCAGGAAGTCATCGACAAGGACACCAGTTTAAGGACTCTGGAGGATTGGCACACCTTTCTGTGGCTTTGTGGAGGTCGCATCCGTACCTTGGAGTCCCACTTCGACGATGATCATCCACTGCAACTGCTCCCGCTTATCAGTAGGCATTGCTTTCGACTGGAGGGTATCTCCATTCACAATGCAACGGTGGCCCGGGCGCAACCTTTTCTGCTGAGAATGCGATCTCTGAGGAAGGTGCATGTGCGCAACTACAAGAGCACCAGCAAGGATCTGATCCGGGCAATAAGGGTAAACCTGCCGCTCGTCACCAGCCTTAGCCTTGAAAGCTTCGATCGCCGGGAGT TACAAGAAGTGCGCCAATTTAGCGAGCTATTGGAACTGGGATTGTACGACGAGGTCACCGCCTCGGAGTTCGCCATCATTGTGAAACCCATGCGGCAGCTGCGTTGCCTTCAGCTGCGCAATGCTAAACGCTTTCTAAACACCAGCAACCTCAGGATGCTGGCCACTAACTGCCGAAAGCTGGAAAAGCTGACGTTCCACGACTGCGAGGCCGATCTGTTGGTCCTGCCGCAGTTTGCGAACCTCAATTACCTGCAAATCTACTGCCCTGAGGAGATGAAGACGCGTTTTTTCAAGGCACTGGCCAAGAGCCACTGCTCCACGCAGCTGGAGTACCTCATCCTGCACCGCAAGCGCTGGATTGACGAGGAACAGGCGCAGTACATCAGTGTCTTGAAGTCGCTTCGGTGGCTTGTGTGCAAACCGAGGGACGATCTCTGCGTTCGACATTTGTCGGAGTTGAGACGGCTAGAGTGCCTTTCAGTGCAGGCCGCCCGGGAAATCGGGGAAACGCAGCTATCCCTGCTTGTGACCAACAACGAGCGGTTGCGGTATCTGAACATCTGCTATTGTCTGGGCATGACAGACGCCTTCGTCCTGGagactctgggcagtttgtcCAGACGTGCAGTTCAGCAACCTTTAGAGCTGTTTGCCGCGGCCACTGACATCAGGCATGACATCATGGAGCGG CTGCCGCATGATTTTCCACTGAAAATGCTCTGTTTGAACTTTGAGTGCAGCGAGGGAATGACCAGCAGCGAGCACTTTTATGCCGACGAACCGGAATTCGATCGCCAAGCTGTATGA